One part of the Haemophilus parainfluenzae genome encodes these proteins:
- a CDS encoding 7-carboxy-7-deazaguanine synthase QueE, translating into MEKQAISEPYYNIVEIFESLQGEGFNTGMPAIFIRFGKCNLACPWCDTNYHQFKRWSLSQILNKVRSFSAKNIIITGGEPTIVPKLEIVLNQLKNLGYFLAIETNGLRNVPSQIDFIATSPKRLYAHKYEKRCISFAHEVRIVADDNIIPFCEMIENKIQAKYYYLSPCEVHGKMNLLETITQLGKLNQRTNRPRWLLSLQTHKLIGMQ; encoded by the coding sequence GTGGAAAAACAAGCTATTTCAGAACCGTATTATAATATTGTTGAGATTTTTGAAAGTCTTCAAGGAGAAGGTTTTAATACAGGTATGCCCGCTATTTTTATCCGTTTTGGTAAATGCAATCTTGCCTGTCCTTGGTGTGATACTAATTATCATCAATTTAAACGTTGGTCATTGTCACAAATTCTCAATAAAGTGCGGTCATTTTCTGCAAAGAATATTATTATCACAGGTGGTGAACCAACCATTGTACCTAAATTAGAGATTGTACTTAATCAATTAAAAAATTTAGGTTATTTTTTAGCAATTGAAACTAATGGTCTTCGCAATGTTCCTAGTCAAATTGATTTTATTGCCACTAGTCCAAAACGTCTATATGCGCATAAATACGAAAAGCGTTGTATTTCATTTGCACACGAAGTTCGTATTGTTGCTGATGACAATATTATTCCTTTTTGTGAAATGATTGAAAATAAAATTCAAGCAAAATATTACTATCTTTCTCCTTGTGAAGTTCATGGCAAGATGAATCTATTAGAAACGATCACACAATTAGGAAAATTAAATCAAAGAACGAATAGACCCAGATGGCTATTAAGTTTACAAACACATAAATTAATTGGAATGCAATAG
- the parC gene encoding DNA topoisomerase IV subunit A, with the protein MSNINYEGIEQMPLRTFTEKAYLNYSMYVIMDRALPFIGDGLKPVQRRIVYAMSELGLNAAAKFKKSARTVGDVLGKFHPHGDSACYEAMVLMAQPFSYRYPLVDGQGNWGAPDDPKSFAAMRYTESRLSKISEILLTELGQGTVDFQPNFDGTLEEPQYLPARLPHILLNGTTGIAVGMATDIPPHNINEVADAAVLLLDNPKAGLDDVLNIIQGPDFPTEAEIISPKDDIRKMYETGRGSIKMRATWHKEDGEIIISALPHQSSPSKIIAQIAEQMTAKKLPMVEDIRDEADYENPVRIVLVPRSNRVDTDALMAHLFATTDLEKSYRVNMNMIGLDHKPAVKGLLQVLTEWLTFRRTTVTRRLQHRLDKVLARLHILDGLMIAFLNIDAVIEIIRTEDEPKQVLMTRFNLSDEQAEAILNLRLRHLAKLEEHQLQAEKDKLEEERSNLELILGSERRLNTLIKKEIQEDAKKYASPRMSQLVEREEAKAISESEMTPAEPVTVILSEMGWVRCAKGHDIDPEGLSYKAGDKYLAHACGKSNQPVIFIDSTGRSYALDPLSLPSARSQGEPLTGKLTLPAGATIEQVIMEPEKQELLMASDAGYGFICKFDDLIARNKAGKALISLPENAKVLKPETLSESASLLVSLTSAGRMLIFPVRDLPALSKGKGNKIISIPAANAKARSELLVKLFLISEQASLEFHSGKRKITLKPEDLQKFRAERGRKGSQLPRGLHSNVDIVVVEPEHNS; encoded by the coding sequence ATGAGCAATATTAATTACGAAGGCATCGAGCAGATGCCACTTCGCACTTTTACAGAAAAGGCTTACCTTAATTATTCAATGTACGTCATTATGGATCGTGCATTGCCTTTTATTGGCGATGGCTTAAAGCCTGTTCAACGTCGTATTGTCTATGCGATGTCTGAACTGGGTTTAAATGCCGCTGCGAAATTTAAAAAATCCGCACGTACCGTCGGTGATGTATTGGGTAAATTCCATCCACACGGCGACTCAGCCTGTTATGAAGCCATGGTATTAATGGCTCAGCCCTTTTCTTACCGTTATCCTTTAGTGGATGGCCAAGGAAACTGGGGGGCGCCAGATGATCCTAAATCATTCGCAGCGATGCGTTATACCGAATCTCGCTTGTCCAAAATTTCTGAAATTCTATTAACTGAATTGGGTCAAGGCACTGTTGATTTCCAACCAAACTTTGATGGCACCTTAGAAGAGCCACAATATTTGCCAGCACGTTTGCCTCATATTCTCTTGAACGGCACCACCGGGATTGCTGTTGGGATGGCAACCGATATTCCACCACACAATATTAATGAAGTGGCGGATGCGGCTGTCCTACTATTAGATAATCCAAAAGCCGGATTAGATGATGTACTCAATATCATTCAAGGCCCTGATTTCCCAACGGAAGCGGAAATTATTTCGCCAAAAGATGATATTCGCAAAATGTATGAAACCGGTCGTGGTTCCATCAAGATGCGTGCGACATGGCATAAAGAAGACGGTGAAATCATCATTAGCGCACTTCCTCATCAATCTTCTCCATCAAAAATCATTGCGCAAATTGCTGAACAAATGACCGCAAAAAAATTGCCCATGGTGGAAGATATTCGTGATGAAGCAGATTATGAAAATCCTGTGCGTATCGTGCTTGTGCCACGTTCAAATCGCGTTGACACGGATGCCTTAATGGCGCATTTATTTGCGACGACGGATCTTGAAAAAAGCTATCGTGTGAATATGAATATGATCGGACTTGATCATAAACCAGCTGTGAAAGGCTTACTTCAAGTTCTTACCGAATGGTTGACATTCCGTCGTACTACTGTGACACGTCGTTTACAACATCGTTTAGATAAAGTACTCGCTCGTTTGCACATTTTAGATGGCTTGATGATTGCCTTCCTTAACATTGATGCAGTGATTGAGATTATTCGTACTGAAGACGAACCTAAACAAGTTTTAATGACTCGCTTTAACTTAAGTGATGAACAGGCAGAAGCCATTTTAAACTTACGTTTACGCCATTTAGCCAAATTAGAAGAACATCAATTACAGGCTGAAAAAGATAAACTCGAAGAAGAGCGGTCAAATTTAGAGTTAATTTTAGGATCTGAGCGTCGCTTAAATACTTTGATCAAAAAAGAAATTCAAGAAGATGCAAAAAAATACGCCAGCCCTAGAATGTCTCAATTAGTTGAACGTGAAGAAGCAAAAGCCATTTCTGAAAGTGAAATGACTCCGGCTGAACCCGTTACCGTCATCTTATCTGAAATGGGTTGGGTTCGTTGTGCGAAAGGTCATGATATTGATCCGGAAGGATTAAGCTACAAAGCAGGCGATAAATATCTGGCGCACGCTTGTGGTAAAAGCAATCAACCGGTAATCTTTATTGATAGTACTGGTCGTAGCTACGCTTTAGATCCATTAAGCTTGCCATCTGCGCGTTCCCAAGGTGAACCGCTCACCGGTAAACTTACATTACCGGCAGGTGCAACCATTGAACAGGTTATTATGGAACCTGAAAAACAAGAATTATTGATGGCATCAGATGCAGGATATGGTTTTATTTGCAAATTTGACGATTTAATTGCACGTAATAAAGCTGGAAAAGCCTTGATTTCTTTGCCAGAAAATGCGAAAGTCTTGAAACCTGAGACACTTTCCGAGTCGGCCTCACTTCTTGTGTCCCTCACTTCAGCGGGGCGAATGCTGATTTTTCCGGTACGAGATTTACCGGCATTATCAAAAGGGAAAGGCAACAAAATCATCAGTATTCCAGCAGCGAATGCAAAAGCGCGGTCAGAATTATTGGTGAAATTGTTCTTAATTTCAGAGCAAGCTAGCCTTGAGTTCCATTCCGGTAAACGAAAAATCACATTAAAACCGGAAGATCTGCAAAAATTCCGTGCGGAACGCGGCAGAAAAGGCTCTCAATTACCACGTGGATTGCATAGCAATGTTGATATTGTGGTAGTTGAACCCGAACACAACTCATAA
- the nirK gene encoding copper-containing nitrite reductase, whose translation MNEQRRDFFKNSALGLATITLGAGLSLIPSAQAEEKPSNTAATAVEKLPEIEAELTLAPNVPKPIERNYPAKVVVKLTALEQIMDLMDGVQFKFWTLNGSVPAPFIRVREGDMVEVQLSNSASSMMPHSIDFHAAAVPMGGAIASETPPTRTSTFQFRALRSGIYLYHCGSQPVDIHLAKGMYGLVLVEPKEGLPKVDREFYIMQSEFYTKGEFGDPGLQPFSMQKAIDERPEYVLFNGKVGATMDGNALKVKTGETIRLFVGNAGPNLCSSFHLIGAVFHNVYVEGGTLVNHNVQTTLIPSGSATMVETRIDVPGTYVFMDHSIFRAVNKGTMGQIVVEGEKNPNIYSGKLKGEAFKEANPQKPQPVPYEIDSHKGMDMGHSHHEQSDGNSGATRK comes from the coding sequence ATGAACGAACAACGTCGAGATTTTTTTAAGAATAGTGCACTAGGCCTTGCAACGATTACATTAGGTGCAGGTTTAAGCCTTATTCCCTCCGCTCAAGCAGAGGAAAAGCCCTCTAATACGGCAGCCACTGCGGTTGAAAAATTACCTGAAATTGAAGCTGAACTGACGCTTGCGCCCAATGTGCCAAAACCAATTGAACGTAACTATCCTGCAAAAGTCGTGGTAAAACTGACCGCACTTGAACAAATTATGGATTTAATGGATGGCGTGCAATTTAAATTTTGGACATTAAATGGTAGCGTGCCTGCGCCATTCATTCGTGTACGCGAAGGCGATATGGTGGAAGTTCAACTTTCCAACTCAGCGAGTTCAATGATGCCGCACAGTATCGATTTCCATGCTGCCGCTGTGCCAATGGGTGGTGCTATTGCGAGTGAAACGCCACCAACACGCACATCCACCTTCCAATTTAGAGCGTTACGTTCGGGGATTTATTTATACCACTGCGGCAGCCAACCTGTGGATATTCACCTTGCCAAAGGGATGTATGGTTTAGTTTTAGTTGAGCCCAAAGAAGGTTTACCAAAAGTGGATCGCGAATTTTACATTATGCAAAGTGAATTCTATACCAAAGGTGAATTTGGTGATCCTGGCTTGCAACCATTCAGTATGCAAAAAGCCATCGATGAACGTCCTGAATACGTACTATTCAACGGTAAAGTCGGCGCAACCATGGATGGAAATGCCTTAAAAGTGAAGACAGGTGAAACCATTCGTCTATTCGTAGGAAATGCTGGGCCAAATTTATGTTCTTCTTTCCACTTGATTGGTGCGGTATTTCACAATGTATATGTGGAAGGCGGTACGCTTGTTAATCACAATGTTCAAACTACCCTGATTCCATCCGGCAGTGCCACCATGGTGGAAACACGAATTGATGTACCGGGTACTTACGTCTTTATGGATCACTCCATTTTCCGTGCTGTAAATAAAGGTACAATGGGACAAATAGTGGTAGAAGGCGAAAAAAATCCGAATATTTATTCTGGTAAATTAAAAGGCGAAGCCTTTAAAGAAGCCAATCCACAAAAACCACAACCTGTTCCTTACGAAATTGACAGTCATAAAGGAATGGATATGGGACATTCTCATCACGAACAGTCTGATGGGAATTCCGGTGCAACCAGAAAATAG
- the gltS gene encoding sodium/glutamate symporter encodes MNIVFDTYQTLALASFVLLLGFFLVKRIRVLQTFNIPEPVVGGFIVAIALTILYKVNGTSFTFEKSLQTSMMLVFFSSIGLSANFARLIKGGKPLVIFLFAAAILIVCQNIIGILGSQLLGIDPAYGLLAGSVTLTGGHGTGAAWAETFTKEFNLPAATEIAMACATFGLVFGGILGGPVSRYLLNHQKQGENPENDEVDDVQEAFEHPTYKRKINSRSIIETIAMLSLCLLIGQYLDGLTKGTHIQLPTFVWCLFTGVIIRNSLTHLFKFQVADSAIDVLGSVGLSIFLAIALMSLKLWELAGLATDVLVILAVQVVFMAFFAIYVTYRMMGKDYDAIVLSAGHCGFGLGATPTAVANMQAITSRFGPSHKAFLIVPMVGAFFIDLLNASILKMFLSVVEALH; translated from the coding sequence GTGAATATTGTTTTTGATACCTATCAAACGCTTGCTTTAGCAAGTTTTGTATTATTACTTGGTTTTTTTCTAGTAAAACGTATTCGAGTTTTACAAACATTCAATATCCCTGAACCTGTTGTTGGTGGCTTTATTGTGGCTATTGCCTTAACCATTTTATACAAAGTAAATGGCACTTCATTCACTTTTGAGAAAAGCTTACAAACATCGATGATGTTAGTCTTCTTCTCGTCTATCGGTTTAAGTGCAAATTTTGCCCGCTTAATTAAAGGCGGAAAACCATTAGTTATCTTCCTATTTGCAGCCGCAATACTCATTGTTTGCCAAAATATCATCGGTATTTTAGGCTCGCAATTATTAGGTATTGATCCGGCTTACGGTTTACTTGCAGGTTCAGTTACCCTAACAGGTGGTCATGGTACAGGTGCTGCATGGGCAGAAACATTCACTAAAGAATTTAATCTACCGGCAGCAACAGAAATTGCGATGGCGTGTGCTACATTCGGTTTAGTCTTTGGTGGTATTTTAGGTGGCCCAGTATCTCGTTATTTATTAAATCATCAAAAACAAGGTGAAAACCCAGAGAATGATGAAGTTGATGACGTACAAGAAGCATTTGAGCATCCAACTTACAAACGTAAAATAAATTCTCGCTCAATCATTGAAACTATCGCAATGCTTTCTTTGTGTTTACTTATCGGTCAATACTTGGATGGCTTAACAAAAGGTACACACATTCAATTACCTACATTCGTATGGTGTTTGTTTACGGGTGTCATCATTCGTAATAGCTTAACCCACTTATTCAAATTCCAAGTGGCAGATTCAGCGATTGACGTATTAGGTAGCGTGGGTTTATCGATCTTCTTAGCGATTGCTTTAATGTCTCTCAAACTCTGGGAATTAGCAGGTCTTGCAACAGATGTATTGGTTATCTTAGCAGTTCAAGTTGTCTTCATGGCTTTCTTCGCTATCTACGTCACATACCGTATGATGGGTAAAGATTATGATGCGATTGTATTAAGTGCGGGTCACTGTGGTTTCGGTCTCGGTGCAACACCAACAGCCGTTGCTAACATGCAAGCAATTACCAGTCGTTTCGGACCATCTCACAAAGCGTTCTTAATCGTACCAATGGTAGGGGCATTCTTTATCGACTTATTAAACGCCAGTATCTTAAAAATGTTCTTAAGCGTTGTTGAAGCGCTTCACTAA
- a CDS encoding DUF5363 family protein, protein MSEQEKKGWFRKAVDEYNKFCKELGLDKGSCRGCMPRIEFDDDGKVKKEKPLEPLKK, encoded by the coding sequence ATGAGCGAACAAGAAAAAAAAGGTTGGTTTCGCAAAGCCGTAGATGAATATAATAAGTTTTGCAAAGAGCTAGGTTTAGATAAAGGTAGCTGTCGAGGTTGTATGCCACGCATTGAATTTGATGATGATGGTAAGGTAAAAAAAGAGAAACCACTAGAACCACTCAAAAAATAA
- the parE gene encoding DNA topoisomerase IV subunit B encodes MTTNYSAQEITVLKDLEPVQIRPGMYTDTTRPNHLAQEVIDNSVDEALAGFATKVEVILHADQSLEVIDNGRGMPVDIHPTEGVSGVEVILTKLHAGGKFSNKNYEFAGGLHGVGISVVNALSERVDIQVKRNAEVYKIAFENGTKVEELEVIGTCGRRTTGTTVHFKPNPKYFDSKNFSVSRLRHLLRAKAVLCSGLEIKFVDKVNNTEDVWCYQDGLSDYLTEAVNGFETLPEKPFVGEFKGSTEAVSWALLWLPEGGELIAESYVNLIPTVQGGTHVNGLRQGLLNAMTEYCEFRNKLPRGVKLTADDIWDRCAYILSLKMQDAQFAGQTKERLSSRQSAVFVAGVLKDAFSLWLNQNVQDADRLAEMAISSAQRRLNAAKKVVRKKLVSGPALPGKLADCASQNLEKTELFLVEGDSAGGSAKQARDREYQAILPLRGKILNTWEVSSDQVLGSTEIHDIAVALGIDPDNEDLSQLRYGKVCILADADSDGLHIATLLCALFLRHFPKLVQDGHVYVAMPPLYRIDLGKEVFYALDENEKEAILERLKGKKGTLNVQRFKGLGEMDPSQLRETTMDPNTRRLVQLTYELGKDQGAETLELMDMLLAKKRAEDRKNWLQTNGDQVDLAV; translated from the coding sequence ATGACTACAAATTATTCTGCTCAAGAAATTACGGTTCTGAAAGATCTTGAACCGGTGCAAATTCGCCCTGGTATGTACACGGACACTACCCGTCCAAATCACCTTGCTCAAGAAGTTATCGATAACAGTGTGGACGAAGCCCTTGCAGGTTTTGCCACCAAAGTTGAAGTGATTTTACACGCTGATCAATCACTTGAAGTCATTGATAATGGACGCGGGATGCCAGTGGATATCCATCCAACGGAAGGCGTTTCTGGTGTCGAAGTTATCTTAACCAAACTTCATGCTGGCGGTAAGTTCTCGAATAAAAACTATGAATTTGCCGGTGGTTTACACGGGGTGGGGATTTCTGTCGTCAATGCCCTTTCTGAACGCGTTGATATTCAAGTTAAACGTAACGCTGAAGTGTATAAAATTGCCTTTGAAAATGGCACAAAAGTAGAAGAATTAGAAGTCATTGGGACTTGTGGCAGACGAACAACCGGCACCACCGTTCACTTCAAACCAAACCCAAAATATTTTGATAGCAAGAATTTTTCTGTTAGTCGTTTACGCCACTTATTACGTGCCAAAGCCGTACTTTGTTCAGGCTTAGAAATTAAATTTGTCGATAAAGTGAATAACACCGAAGATGTGTGGTGCTATCAAGACGGTTTATCCGATTACTTAACCGAAGCAGTAAATGGTTTTGAAACCTTACCTGAAAAACCTTTTGTCGGTGAATTTAAAGGCTCCACAGAAGCAGTAAGCTGGGCATTATTATGGTTACCTGAAGGTGGAGAGCTTATTGCAGAAAGCTATGTAAACTTAATTCCAACGGTACAAGGCGGAACACACGTAAATGGTCTTCGCCAAGGCTTGCTTAATGCCATGACCGAATATTGCGAATTCCGCAATAAATTACCACGCGGCGTGAAATTAACAGCAGACGACATTTGGGATCGATGTGCTTACATTCTTTCACTGAAAATGCAGGATGCCCAATTTGCCGGCCAAACCAAAGAACGCTTATCTTCCCGTCAAAGTGCGGTCTTTGTTGCAGGTGTTTTAAAAGATGCCTTCAGTTTATGGTTGAATCAAAACGTACAAGATGCCGATCGCTTAGCTGAAATGGCCATTAGCTCTGCACAACGTCGTTTAAATGCAGCCAAAAAAGTCGTGCGTAAAAAATTAGTGAGTGGCCCTGCTCTACCGGGCAAATTAGCCGATTGTGCATCACAAAATTTAGAAAAAACCGAATTATTCTTAGTAGAGGGTGACTCTGCGGGCGGCTCAGCCAAACAGGCGCGTGATCGTGAATATCAAGCAATCCTACCATTGCGCGGAAAAATCTTAAATACTTGGGAAGTCTCCAGTGATCAAGTGCTTGGTTCAACGGAAATTCATGATATTGCCGTGGCGCTTGGTATCGATCCTGATAATGAAGACTTATCTCAGCTTCGTTACGGTAAAGTCTGTATTTTAGCCGATGCGGACTCTGATGGTTTGCATATTGCCACCCTACTTTGTGCACTCTTTTTACGTCATTTCCCGAAATTAGTACAAGATGGGCACGTTTATGTGGCAATGCCACCACTCTATCGTATCGACTTAGGCAAAGAAGTCTTTTATGCCTTAGATGAAAACGAAAAAGAAGCGATTTTAGAACGCTTAAAAGGTAAAAAAGGTACCTTAAACGTACAACGCTTCAAAGGTTTGGGTGAAATGGATCCGTCACAATTACGTGAAACTACCATGGATCCGAATACACGTCGTTTAGTTCAATTAACCTATGAGCTAGGCAAAGATCAAGGGGCTGAAACATTAGAATTAATGGATATGTTACTCGCCAAAAAACGAGCAGAAGATCGCAAAAATTGGTTACAAACCAATGGCGACCAAGTGGATTTAGCCGTTTAA
- the mfd gene encoding transcription-repair coupling factor translates to MKTTYFNVDIPTQPNDHKILGNVLTGADALAVSEIAEQYDGLTVVVTPDTKSSVRLSQVLPDLTSQPVQFFPDWETLPYDSFSPHQEIISSRLSALFHLQNTKKGIFVLPISTLMQRVCPPKYLQHNVLLIKKGDRLVIEKLRLQLESAGYRSVEQVLEHGEYAVRGSLLDLFPMGSEVPFRLDFFDDEIDSIRTFDVDTQRTLDEIQSINLLPAHEFPTDEKGIEFFRTQFRETFGEIRRDPEHIYQQISKGTLISGIEYWQPLFFDEMATLFDYLPEKTLFVDMETNQAQGERFYLDAKQRYEHRKVDPMRPLLPPERLWLSIDAVNHALKNYPKINFKAEKVRSSVRQKNLSVSALPAVTIQSQQKEPLSQLRQFIEHFKGNVLFSVETEGRRETLLDLLSPLKIKLKQIKTLSEANQDKFNLWVSRLEQGFILDEAKLAIITEHEILGERVQQRYRDKRKAINPDTLVRNLAELKIGQPVVHLDHGVGRYGGLVTLDTGGLKAEYLLINYANESKLYVPVGSLHLISRYVGGSDETAPLHKLGNESWGKTRQKAAEKIRDVAAELLDVYAQREVKKGFEFKYDREEFQQFAATFPFEETHDQAMAINAVISDMCQPKAMDRLVCGDVGFGKTEVAMRAAFLAVMNHKQVAVLVPTTLLAQQHYENFKDRFANLPVNVEVLSRFKTAKEQKQILENLAEGKVDILIGTHKLIQSDVKFSDLGLLIIDEEHRFGVGQKEKIKQLRANIDILTLTATPIPRTLNMAMNGIRDLSIIATPPARRVSIKTFVRQKDDLIIREAILREILRGGQVYYLHNDVASIENTAEKLTALVPEARVVIGHGQMRERELERVMSDFYHQRYNVLVCSTIIETGIDVPTANTIIIERADNFGLAQLHQLRGRVGRSHHQAYAYLLTPPPKLMTKDAKRRLEALESLDNLGAGFILATHDLEIRGAGELLGNEQSGQIESIGFSLYMELLDAAVKALKEGREPSLEEITHQQAEIELRVPALLPDDYLGDVNMRLSFYKRIAAAESKQELDELKVELIDRFGLLPEATKNLLQIAEMRLMVKPLKVLKIDAGAQGGFIEFSPSAKVDPEKFIKLIQQNPIVYRFDGPLKFKFVKALPENKERLEFVMDLVKTLTE, encoded by the coding sequence ATGAAAACAACCTATTTTAATGTTGATATTCCAACTCAGCCGAATGACCATAAAATTCTTGGCAACGTATTAACGGGAGCGGATGCGCTTGCTGTCAGCGAAATTGCTGAGCAATATGATGGATTGACAGTGGTTGTGACACCAGATACCAAAAGTTCGGTTCGTTTATCACAAGTTTTACCAGATTTAACTTCTCAGCCCGTTCAGTTTTTTCCTGATTGGGAAACGTTGCCTTATGATTCTTTTTCTCCTCATCAAGAAATTATTTCTTCACGTTTAAGTGCGCTATTTCATTTGCAAAATACTAAAAAAGGTATCTTTGTTTTACCGATTAGCACATTAATGCAACGCGTGTGCCCGCCGAAATATCTACAGCATAATGTCCTTTTGATTAAAAAAGGCGACCGTCTTGTCATTGAAAAATTGCGATTACAATTAGAGTCAGCAGGATATCGTTCCGTCGAGCAAGTACTAGAACATGGTGAATATGCTGTGCGCGGATCACTTTTAGATCTTTTTCCAATGGGAAGTGAGGTTCCATTTCGCTTAGATTTTTTTGATGATGAAATTGATTCGATTCGTACTTTTGATGTCGATACGCAGCGAACGTTAGATGAAATTCAATCTATTAATTTATTACCTGCACACGAATTTCCAACTGATGAGAAAGGCATTGAATTTTTCCGTACACAATTTAGAGAAACTTTTGGAGAAATTCGTCGCGATCCAGAACATATTTATCAGCAAATCAGTAAAGGCACACTAATCTCAGGGATTGAATATTGGCAGCCGCTATTCTTTGATGAAATGGCAACATTGTTCGATTACTTACCCGAAAAAACGTTGTTTGTGGATATGGAAACAAATCAAGCACAAGGTGAACGTTTTTATCTTGATGCCAAACAGCGTTATGAGCATCGAAAAGTCGATCCAATGCGCCCTCTTTTGCCGCCAGAACGTTTGTGGTTAAGTATTGATGCGGTAAATCATGCATTAAAAAATTATCCTAAAATTAATTTTAAAGCAGAAAAAGTGCGGTCATCTGTTCGTCAGAAAAATTTATCGGTATCCGCATTACCAGCCGTGACCATTCAATCACAGCAAAAAGAACCGTTATCCCAACTTCGACAGTTTATTGAACATTTTAAAGGAAATGTTTTATTTTCAGTTGAAACCGAAGGACGACGTGAAACCTTACTGGATTTACTTTCACCCTTAAAAATTAAACTAAAACAAATTAAAACCTTATCTGAAGCCAATCAAGACAAGTTTAATCTCTGGGTTAGTCGTCTTGAGCAAGGTTTTATTCTTGATGAGGCTAAACTCGCCATCATTACTGAACATGAGATTTTGGGCGAGCGGGTACAGCAACGTTATCGTGATAAACGTAAAGCGATCAATCCAGATACCTTAGTGCGTAATCTGGCCGAATTAAAAATAGGGCAGCCTGTGGTGCATTTAGATCATGGCGTTGGGCGTTATGGTGGTTTAGTGACACTCGATACTGGAGGCTTAAAAGCAGAATATTTGCTGATCAATTATGCGAATGAATCCAAACTTTATGTGCCTGTTGGTTCTCTTCATTTAATTAGTCGCTATGTTGGTGGCTCAGATGAAACCGCACCATTACATAAATTAGGTAATGAATCGTGGGGTAAAACGCGTCAAAAAGCCGCAGAAAAAATTCGTGATGTGGCCGCTGAATTACTTGATGTTTATGCCCAACGAGAAGTGAAAAAAGGTTTTGAATTTAAATATGATCGTGAGGAATTCCAGCAATTCGCTGCAACCTTCCCTTTTGAAGAAACGCACGATCAAGCCATGGCGATTAATGCCGTCATTTCGGATATGTGTCAGCCCAAGGCGATGGATCGTTTGGTTTGTGGTGATGTGGGCTTTGGGAAGACGGAAGTGGCGATGCGCGCCGCATTTTTGGCGGTCATGAACCATAAACAAGTCGCCGTATTGGTTCCAACAACCTTGTTAGCTCAACAGCATTACGAGAATTTTAAAGATCGTTTTGCTAATCTGCCAGTTAATGTGGAAGTGCTTTCTCGCTTTAAAACAGCCAAAGAGCAAAAACAAATCTTAGAAAATTTAGCCGAAGGAAAAGTTGATATTCTGATTGGAACCCATAAATTGATTCAATCCGATGTGAAGTTTTCTGATCTTGGCTTGCTCATCATTGATGAAGAACATCGCTTTGGTGTGGGACAAAAAGAGAAAATTAAACAACTTCGAGCGAATATTGATATTTTAACGCTTACCGCAACACCAATTCCTCGAACTTTGAATATGGCAATGAATGGTATTCGCGACCTTTCTATTATTGCGACGCCACCGGCTCGCCGAGTGAGTATCAAAACGTTTGTTCGCCAGAAAGATGATTTAATTATTCGTGAAGCGATTCTGCGTGAGATTTTGCGTGGTGGACAAGTCTATTATTTGCATAATGATGTGGCAAGTATTGAAAATACGGCAGAAAAACTGACCGCACTTGTCCCTGAGGCTCGAGTCGTCATTGGTCATGGTCAAATGCGAGAACGTGAACTTGAACGCGTGATGAGTGATTTTTATCATCAACGTTATAATGTTTTAGTCTGTTCCACCATTATTGAAACAGGGATTGACGTACCAACGGCAAATACGATTATTATTGAACGTGCAGATAATTTTGGTTTAGCTCAGCTTCACCAACTGCGTGGGCGAGTAGGACGTTCTCATCACCAAGCTTATGCTTATTTGCTTACACCGCCGCCGAAGTTAATGACGAAAGATGCAAAACGTCGTTTAGAGGCATTAGAAAGTTTAGATAACTTAGGTGCAGGTTTCATTCTTGCGACGCACGATTTAGAAATTCGCGGTGCAGGTGAATTATTAGGGAATGAGCAAAGTGGACAAATTGAGAGCATCGGTTTTTCACTTTATATGGAATTACTTGATGCGGCAGTTAAAGCCTTAAAAGAGGGCAGAGAACCTTCGTTAGAAGAGATTACGCATCAACAAGCTGAAATTGAGTTACGTGTTCCCGCCTTATTGCCAGATGACTATCTTGGTGATGTGAATATGCGTTTGTCGTTCTATAAACGCATTGCAGCAGCGGAAAGTAAACAAGAGTTAGATGAATTAAAAGTTGAATTAATCGATCGCTTTGGCCTATTACCTGAAGCAACTAAAAATCTTTTACAAATTGCTGAAATGCGTTTAATGGTGAAACCATTAAAAGTACTGAAAATCGATGCAGGGGCTCAAGGTGGCTTTATTGAATTTTCACCTTCGGCAAAAGTTGATCCAGAAAAATTCATCAAATTAATTCAACAAAATCCAATTGTTTATCGCTTTGATGGACCATTAAAATTTAAGTTTGTGAAAGCACTTCCAGAAAACAAAGAGCGGCTAGAATTTGTGATGGATTTGGTGAAGACGCTTACTGAGTAG